The Thermodesulfobacteriota bacterium genome includes a region encoding these proteins:
- a CDS encoding zinc ribbon domain-containing protein: MPIYEYQCQSCGKVTEAWQKLSDASLAVCPHCSGRLKKVISCSSFHLKGSGWYATDYAGHNAGNASPKENTSDKPSSDKPSPAKE, translated from the coding sequence GTGCCTATTTACGAGTATCAATGCCAATCCTGTGGTAAGGTCACCGAGGCCTGGCAGAAACTTTCCGATGCTTCCCTGGCTGTCTGCCCCCATTGCTCCGGCCGGCTAAAGAAGGTGATCTCCTGCAGCTCCTTCCATTTAAAGGGAAGCGGTTGGTATGCAACTGACTATGCCGGGCATAATGCCGGCAATGCAAGTCCCAAGGAAAATACATCTGATAAGCCTTCCTCAGACAAGCCCTCTCCGGCAAAGGAGTAG
- a CDS encoding DUF2188 domain-containing protein — protein MPKNQHVVPVGNKWGVKGEGNSRLTKVSNTQREAIDVGREIAINQRSELLIHGGNGRIRERNSYGNDPFPPKG, from the coding sequence ATGCCAAAAAATCAGCATGTCGTGCCCGTAGGAAATAAATGGGGAGTTAAAGGCGAAGGAAATTCTCGACTTACCAAGGTATCCAACACCCAGAGAGAAGCAATTGATGTAGGGAGAGAAATAGCAATTAACCAGCGAAGTGAGTTACTCATTCATGGTGGCAACGGAAGAATCAGGGAAAGGAATAGTTACGGAAACGATCCATTTCCTCCGAAAGGTTAA
- a CDS encoding type I restriction enzyme HsdR N-terminal domain-containing protein, whose translation MIPEEARDNIREKVERFLRDEKGYARDDLELGQIVEVVIGEKRVAPVLDIVIRLRDKRLIAIKCSPGSVVSREMEVLSMARLLDSYQIPFSVATNGEEGELLDTVTGKVVGKGLEAIPSKAQALEWLERVDFKPLPEKKVEQAKRVLLASDLIKCPVVCEY comes from the coding sequence ATGATTCCTGAGGAAGCCAGAGATAACATCCGTGAGAAGGTAGAGAGGTTCCTGCGCGATGAGAAGGGTTACGCCCGGGACGACCTGGAATTGGGGCAGATCGTGGAGGTGGTTATCGGAGAGAAAAGGGTGGCGCCGGTCCTGGACATTGTGATTCGTCTCCGGGATAAGAGGCTTATAGCCATCAAATGTTCCCCCGGCTCTGTAGTCTCACGGGAGATGGAGGTATTATCTATGGCCAGGCTCCTGGACAGCTATCAGATACCGTTTTCTGTGGCGACCAATGGCGAGGAAGGTGAACTGCTGGATACGGTTACGGGAAAGGTGGTCGGCAAGGGGCTGGAGGCCATTCCTTCCAAGGCTCAGGCCCTGGAATGGCTGGAAAGGGTAGATTTTAAGCCGCTCCCGGAAAAGAAAGTGGAGCAGGCCAAACGGGTTCTCCTGGCCTCCGATCTCATCAAGTGCCCGGTAGTTTGTGAGTATTAA
- a CDS encoding ribbon-helix-helix protein, CopG family has product MPTKNPRINVALEKPLYHNIERLAKRDGVSLSMKVRDLIKEALEIEEDIALAHFVQAREETFVKEKSLKHEEVW; this is encoded by the coding sequence ATGCCCACAAAAAATCCAAGGATCAACGTCGCTCTCGAAAAGCCCCTTTATCATAACATTGAACGCCTGGCGAAGAGAGACGGCGTTTCATTATCCATGAAAGTGCGTGATTTGATAAAGGAGGCCCTGGAGATCGAGGAGGATATCGCTTTAGCGCATTTTGTACAAGCCAGGGAAGAGACCTTTGTAAAAGAGAAATCTCTGAAGCACGAGGAGGTCTGGTAG
- a CDS encoding type II toxin-antitoxin system RelE/ParE family toxin — protein sequence MKYRLLYTSRAVKDVERLETQIRQRIGKTLLRYAEDPLKYATNLTESRLGTYRFRIGHYRVIFDLDDDKIVILRVGHRRDIYKR from the coding sequence GTGAAATACAGGCTCCTTTATACCAGCAGGGCGGTCAAAGATGTCGAGAGGCTCGAGACCCAAATTAGGCAGCGTATCGGTAAGACCCTTCTTCGATATGCAGAAGATCCTTTAAAATATGCGACAAACCTTACAGAATCCAGACTTGGTACGTATAGATTCAGGATCGGACATTATAGGGTCATCTTTGACCTTGATGATGACAAGATTGTAATCCTGAGGGTGGGCCACAGAAGGGATATCTATAAAAGATAA
- a CDS encoding MFS transporter yields the protein MRLQDIIGISGRKLAVISLLYFAEGVPFGLINNALSVYFRSNQMSLESIGLLSLVGLAWSLKLLWAPLVDRFGKRHYWMVPAQLTIGLAVLALRQIDPAQPGIFLWAVMGVMALAASTQDIAIDAYTIDILEEGELGVANGIRSGAYRVALILSGGGVVALSAFIGWDGAFIGLFIIMAAVAALVFFWPGCHQERERARPDGQAGIIDSWTSPLRGILKRPNFFMLALFILLFKVGDAMMGPMISPFWVDRGFTRIEIGLISGTLAPIASIVGAIMGGWLTTLWGIGRAIWVLGALQAVSNLGYAYAALATGSKFAVYGASLVESFTGGLGTAAFLAFLMRLCDKKFSATHYAFFSTIFSFSRVIAGALSGFGAAHLGYAPFFLLTFFAACPAFFLLPWVLPMVRERKTEKG from the coding sequence ATGCGGCTGCAAGACATCATAGGCATATCCGGCCGTAAACTGGCGGTAATCAGCCTCCTTTATTTTGCCGAGGGCGTCCCTTTCGGCCTTATCAATAACGCCCTCTCGGTCTATTTTCGTTCCAACCAAATGAGCCTGGAGAGTATCGGACTGCTCAGCCTGGTAGGCCTGGCCTGGAGTCTGAAGCTCCTGTGGGCCCCCCTGGTGGATCGTTTCGGAAAGAGACACTACTGGATGGTGCCCGCCCAGCTGACTATTGGTCTCGCTGTCCTGGCCCTCCGGCAGATTGACCCCGCTCAACCCGGCATCTTTCTGTGGGCGGTTATGGGGGTTATGGCCCTGGCCGCGTCCACGCAAGACATAGCCATAGATGCTTATACCATTGACATCCTGGAAGAAGGGGAACTGGGGGTCGCCAATGGTATCCGGAGCGGCGCCTATCGTGTTGCGCTTATCCTCTCCGGCGGCGGTGTCGTGGCCTTGAGCGCCTTTATCGGCTGGGATGGGGCGTTTATCGGCCTTTTCATAATTATGGCGGCGGTAGCGGCTTTAGTCTTTTTCTGGCCCGGTTGTCATCAGGAACGTGAAAGGGCGCGTCCGGACGGGCAGGCAGGGATAATCGATTCCTGGACCTCGCCCTTACGGGGTATCTTAAAAAGGCCAAATTTTTTCATGCTGGCGCTTTTTATCCTGCTCTTTAAGGTCGGAGACGCCATGATGGGGCCGATGATCAGCCCTTTCTGGGTGGACCGGGGGTTCACCCGGATAGAGATCGGACTTATTTCCGGGACCTTAGCGCCTATTGCCAGCATAGTTGGTGCGATTATGGGTGGGTGGCTGACTACCCTGTGGGGGATCGGCCGGGCCATCTGGGTGCTCGGGGCATTACAGGCCGTTTCCAACCTGGGGTATGCCTATGCGGCCCTGGCCACCGGCAGCAAGTTTGCCGTCTATGGGGCGTCACTGGTGGAGAGTTTTACCGGCGGGCTGGGCACGGCGGCCTTTCTGGCCTTCTTAATGAGGCTTTGCGACAAAAAATTCAGCGCCACCCATTACGCCTTTTTCAGCACCATATTCAGCTTCAGCCGGGTGATAGCCGGGGCATTGAGCGGTTTTGGCGCCGCGCACCTTGGTTATGCCCCGTTTTTTCTCCTGACCTTTTTTGCCGCCTGCCCGGCCTTTTTCCTGTTGCCCTGGGTCTTGCCGATGGTTCGGGAAAGAAAGACAGAGAAGGGCTAA
- the pheA gene encoding prephenate dehydratase — MGVRPSGFESPLRHHFSFSARERPIKKQKTIEDIRAEIDKLDSRIVDLLGKRARLAFQIGRLKLKESLNFYDSKREQDILERVTGLNNGTFPEKSLVSIFQEIFFACRSVQQKETVAYLGPRGTFSYLAALKYFGKEHRFHPAMSIEEVFTEVARDRCQYGIVPIENSTEGTVNLTLDALYKYDLRICGEVYQEVQLDLVNQSGQIADIKVIYSHPQPLAQCRQWLRDNMPSIPLKEVSSTAAAAQQAAEDRDAAAIAPDIAARLYKLQTAARRIEDYVGNTTRFVVLSRQSMPPSGRDKTSVLFGVSDRPGSLVEILRVLSERNINMSKIESRPKKGEPWQYLFFVDLGGHYSDEPVQKAMEKMSRECSYFKWLGSYPRGRDAGKIDKGSISS; from the coding sequence GTGGGTGTACGCCCGTCGGGGTTCGAGTCCCCGCTTCGGCACCATTTTTCATTCTCCGCCAGGGAAAGACCTATCAAGAAGCAAAAGACCATAGAGGATATCAGGGCAGAAATCGACAAGCTTGACTCCAGGATTGTCGATCTGCTTGGTAAAAGGGCCAGGCTCGCCTTTCAAATAGGTCGTTTAAAATTAAAAGAGTCTCTCAACTTCTACGACTCGAAGCGCGAGCAGGATATTTTAGAGCGGGTTACCGGGCTAAATAACGGCACGTTTCCGGAGAAGAGCCTGGTTTCCATCTTTCAAGAGATCTTTTTTGCCTGCCGTTCCGTTCAGCAAAAGGAAACGGTAGCTTATCTGGGGCCACGGGGCACTTTCAGTTATCTGGCGGCCTTGAAGTATTTCGGCAAAGAGCATCGTTTCCACCCCGCCATGTCCATTGAAGAAGTTTTTACAGAAGTGGCCAGAGACAGGTGCCAGTATGGTATCGTGCCTATTGAAAATTCGACCGAGGGCACGGTTAACCTGACATTGGATGCCCTGTATAAGTATGACCTGAGGATCTGCGGCGAGGTCTATCAGGAGGTTCAGCTTGATCTGGTCAACCAGTCCGGACAGATTGCCGATATAAAAGTTATATATTCGCATCCCCAGCCTTTGGCTCAATGCCGGCAGTGGTTGCGCGATAATATGCCGTCGATCCCTCTTAAGGAGGTTTCCAGCACGGCGGCGGCGGCCCAACAGGCGGCTGAAGATCGTGACGCGGCGGCCATCGCCCCGGATATAGCGGCCAGGCTGTACAAACTGCAGACAGCGGCCCGGCGGATTGAAGACTATGTGGGCAATACCACGCGCTTTGTGGTCCTTTCCAGGCAGAGTATGCCGCCGTCAGGCCGGGATAAGACCTCGGTCCTCTTTGGCGTGTCGGACCGGCCGGGCTCACTCGTGGAGATTTTACGCGTATTATCTGAACGCAATATAAATATGAGTAAGATAGAGTCCCGTCCCAAGAAGGGAGAACCATGGCAGTATCTCTTCTTTGTTGACCTGGGGGGCCACTATAGTGACGAACCGGTACAAAAGGCGATGGAAAAAATGTCCCGGGAATGTTCTTATTTCAAATGGCTGGGTTCTTATCCCAGAGGGCGTGACGCCGGAAAGATTGACAAGGGATCGATCAGTAGTTAA
- a CDS encoding HAD-IA family hydrolase has product MKGTTYPAEACMESLEGLVLEKGLLAGRRIKYVLLDMDGTLLDLYFDDYFWGHLVPEKYAERHGITFGRAVDKLMKRYGHHKGTLNWADVDFWSEELDLDIPALKEQIKHLIEVHPHVEVFLRKLKGCEKKVFLVTDAHYKVLDLKMKKTRLGGYFDACITSFEIGYPKEDLRFWYRLYEKLAFDKQDTLFIDDTERILKTAKEFGIGYVVYKAGANSRKEPSVSRHFPAITDFRELLW; this is encoded by the coding sequence ATGAAGGGCACGACTTATCCGGCGGAGGCCTGTATGGAATCTTTAGAAGGGCTGGTTTTGGAAAAGGGGCTGCTGGCAGGGAGGCGCATAAAGTATGTCCTCCTGGACATGGATGGGACGTTGCTGGATTTATATTTTGACGACTACTTCTGGGGGCATCTGGTGCCCGAGAAATATGCGGAAAGACATGGCATAACCTTTGGCCGGGCCGTGGATAAACTGATGAAGAGATACGGGCATCATAAGGGTACGCTCAACTGGGCGGACGTGGACTTCTGGTCGGAAGAGCTCGACCTGGACATCCCGGCGCTGAAAGAACAGATCAAGCATCTCATCGAGGTCCATCCCCATGTAGAGGTCTTTCTCAGGAAGCTAAAAGGCTGTGAGAAAAAGGTCTTTCTGGTTACCGATGCCCACTACAAGGTGCTGGATTTAAAGATGAAAAAGACCAGGTTGGGCGGATATTTTGATGCCTGCATCACCTCTTTTGAGATAGGATACCCCAAGGAAGATCTGAGATTCTGGTACCGGTTGTATGAAAAATTGGCCTTTGATAAGCAGGACACCCTGTTTATTGACGACACGGAACGGATACTTAAGACGGCCAAAGAATTCGGGATAGGATACGTAGTCTATAAGGCCGGGGCGAATTCAAGGAAAGAGCCCTCTGTATCAAGGCATTTCCCGGCGATAACCGATTTCAGGGAACTGCTGTGGTAA
- a CDS encoding helix-turn-helix domain-containing protein, whose amino-acid sequence MFGEFIKEYRINKGISLREFSKLIEVDASNWSKVERGILPPPQDLEKLKRIGLILEIEVGSEQWKEMKDMANIDAGIIPEDIRSDERVLKSLSMFFRTLRSDKPSSEELDKLIDMVKKEG is encoded by the coding sequence ATGTTTGGAGAGTTTATTAAGGAATACAGGATTAATAAAGGCATCAGTCTTCGGGAATTTAGCAAACTTATTGAAGTTGATGCAAGTAACTGGAGCAAGGTCGAACGCGGCATACTCCCCCCTCCCCAAGATTTAGAAAAATTAAAACGAATAGGACTGATTCTTGAAATAGAGGTTGGTTCAGAACAATGGAAAGAAATGAAAGATATGGCCAATATTGATGCTGGTATTATTCCAGAGGATATTCGTTCAGATGAGAGAGTATTAAAATCACTATCTATGTTCTTCCGTACACTCAGAAGCGATAAACCTTCATCTGAGGAACTGGATAAGTTGATCGACATGGTCAAGAAGGAGGGTTAA
- a CDS encoding methyltransferase: MDRPEWNPGKLLEVSGSYWKTCTLHAAVKLGVFTVIGAERLGGGEVARKLNGDERGVTMLLNALVAMNLLIRADDKYSNTPAGLSFLSKTSPEYIGHMIMHHHHLVDSWFQLDQAVKTGKPVRKRASYSNEEWRESFLMGMFNLAMNLAPRLVTEIDISGRRHLLDLGGGPGTYAIHFCLNNPRLKATVYDLPTTRPFAEKTIERFGLSDRIDFMNGDYLEEGVEGVYDVAWLSHILHGEGPEDAGRTIRKAVSVLEPGGMIIIHDFILNNTMDGPLFPALFSLNMLLGTARGQSYSEKQIMDMLAGAGVREIRRTAFQGPNDSGVITGIV, translated from the coding sequence ATGGACAGGCCGGAATGGAATCCGGGCAAGCTGCTGGAAGTATCCGGAAGTTACTGGAAGACCTGTACCCTTCATGCCGCGGTCAAGCTCGGCGTGTTTACCGTGATAGGCGCTGAACGGCTTGGCGGCGGAGAAGTCGCCCGGAAGCTGAACGGGGATGAAAGAGGAGTAACCATGCTCCTCAATGCCCTTGTTGCCATGAATCTGCTGATAAGAGCAGATGATAAGTATTCTAACACGCCCGCCGGCCTGTCTTTTCTTTCCAAGACTTCTCCTGAGTATATCGGCCACATGATTATGCACCATCACCATCTGGTGGATTCCTGGTTTCAGTTGGACCAGGCCGTTAAGACCGGTAAGCCGGTGCGAAAAAGGGCGTCCTACAGTAATGAGGAATGGCGGGAGAGCTTCCTTATGGGTATGTTCAACTTAGCCATGAATCTGGCCCCCAGGCTGGTCACTGAGATAGATATCTCCGGCCGCAGGCACCTCCTTGATCTGGGCGGCGGGCCCGGGACCTATGCCATCCATTTTTGCCTCAACAATCCCCGGCTCAAGGCCACGGTTTATGACCTCCCTACTACCAGACCGTTTGCAGAAAAGACTATTGAAAGATTCGGCCTGAGCGACCGTATAGACTTTATGAACGGCGACTATCTGGAAGAAGGTGTCGAAGGGGTCTATGATGTGGCCTGGCTTTCTCATATTCTCCACGGGGAAGGGCCGGAAGACGCGGGGCGGACTATCCGGAAGGCTGTTTCCGTCCTGGAGCCGGGCGGCATGATTATCATTCACGATTTCATTTTAAACAATACTATGGACGGGCCGCTTTTCCCGGCGCTTTTTTCTCTAAACATGCTTCTGGGCACGGCCCGGGGGCAGTCTTATTCGGAAAAACAGATCATGGATATGCTGGCCGGGGCCGGTGTGAGGGAAATCCGGCGCACTGCTTTCCAGGGCCCGAACGATTCCGGGGTTATTACCGGGATAGTTTGA
- a CDS encoding bifunctional riboflavin kinase/FAD synthetase, which produces MEAIRGIDNITRRFVNPAVTIGNFDGVHLGHQLLFKKVKEQAEATGGESVVITFDPHPFAVLRPQIGLKLISKCSKKLELIEKAGVDVLICIKFTRDFADTTAEEFVDDILWKKIGVKNLMVGYDYSFGRNRQGNIEFLREKGRQLGFSVNVVEPLYVDDVIVSSTKVRELIVAGDMVQVRRLLGRPYQMTGKVLVGKRRGGPVLGFPTANIELAEDELCPRLGVYATQVIYKGKAHDGVMNIGYNPTFGDEHISAEVHVFDFSEDIYGQEIEVNLMERLRDEKKFANPEELIAQIKKDIEKANEILKQEKRNTLGG; this is translated from the coding sequence ATGGAAGCAATCAGGGGTATAGATAACATAACCCGCCGCTTTGTCAATCCGGCGGTCACCATCGGCAATTTCGACGGGGTTCATCTGGGGCATCAACTCCTCTTTAAGAAGGTAAAAGAGCAGGCCGAGGCCACGGGCGGGGAAAGCGTGGTAATCACCTTTGACCCGCATCCGTTTGCCGTCCTCCGGCCACAGATCGGCCTAAAGTTGATCTCTAAGTGCAGCAAAAAGCTGGAACTGATAGAAAAGGCCGGGGTGGACGTGCTTATATGCATCAAATTTACACGCGATTTTGCCGACACCACGGCAGAGGAGTTTGTAGATGATATTCTGTGGAAAAAGATAGGCGTAAAGAATCTCATGGTTGGATATGACTACTCCTTTGGCCGGAATCGCCAGGGTAATATCGAGTTCCTCAGGGAAAAAGGCAGGCAACTGGGTTTCTCGGTAAACGTGGTCGAGCCCCTCTACGTCGATGATGTCATCGTAAGCAGTACCAAGGTGCGTGAGTTGATTGTTGCCGGCGATATGGTGCAGGTACGGAGACTTCTCGGCCGGCCGTATCAGATGACCGGCAAGGTCCTGGTGGGCAAACGCAGGGGCGGGCCGGTCCTTGGTTTTCCCACTGCCAATATCGAACTGGCGGAAGACGAACTATGCCCCAGGCTGGGTGTCTATGCCACCCAGGTCATCTATAAGGGCAAGGCCCATGACGGCGTGATGAACATCGGTTATAACCCTACCTTTGGCGATGAGCATATCTCGGCTGAGGTGCACGTCTTTGACTTTTCGGAAGATATCTACGGACAGGAAATAGAAGTGAACCTGATGGAACGCCTGCGGGATGAGAAAAAATTCGCCAACCCTGAGGAGCTTATCGCCCAGATCAAAAAAGACATAGAAAAGGCCAACGAAATCTTAAAACAAGAAAAGCGTAACACATTAGGTGGTTAA
- a CDS encoding ImmA/IrrE family metallo-endopeptidase, with translation MEPSEFKCKWIDKNDLWKIADEVRSKYWPEGILPVDTEKIVELRLKLDIEPKHNLFSIVDMDAYLKMDLTGIVVDHDFYMNEKFANRIRFSFAHELGHYFLHKDYYSRAGFVSAKDWKNFIINIPENEYRNFEWQANEFAGRLLVPHAELVAEVEKVFGIIRVNNLAGFLENDSDAVLSRVSPTLCKAFGVSTDVIEKRVKREGLWPPEV, from the coding sequence TTGGAACCTTCCGAGTTCAAGTGTAAATGGATTGATAAAAATGATCTCTGGAAAATTGCAGATGAGGTTAGAAGCAAATATTGGCCGGAAGGAATATTGCCGGTTGATACAGAAAAAATTGTTGAACTAAGATTGAAGCTGGATATTGAACCAAAACATAATCTTTTTTCCATAGTCGATATGGACGCATACTTAAAAATGGATTTGACAGGCATTGTCGTTGACCATGATTTCTACATGAACGAAAAGTTTGCTAATCGTATTCGTTTTTCATTTGCCCATGAACTTGGCCATTATTTCCTTCATAAAGACTACTATTCCAGAGCAGGCTTTGTTTCAGCCAAAGATTGGAAAAACTTTATCATTAATATACCTGAAAATGAATATCGCAACTTTGAATGGCAAGCGAATGAATTTGCAGGTAGGTTATTGGTACCCCATGCAGAACTTGTCGCAGAAGTGGAAAAAGTTTTTGGAATTATCAGAGTAAATAATCTTGCCGGGTTTCTAGAGAATGATTCTGATGCGGTTTTATCAAGAGTTTCTCCAACATTATGTAAAGCTTTTGGCGTTTCCACGGATGTCATAGAAAAAAGGGTAAAAAGGGAAGGATTATGGCCCCCGGAAGTGTAA
- a CDS encoding type II toxin-antitoxin system RelE/ParE family toxin, with translation MLFELRYHPDVKEIDIPALKERLRKRIKNAIEARLMTAPHEYGEPLRKTLKGYWKLRIGDYRVVFKIVNNEVWVFGIIHRKEVYKKVERRTS, from the coding sequence TTGCTCTTTGAACTCCGATACCATCCTGACGTCAAAGAGATCGATATCCCCGCTCTGAAGGAAAGGTTAAGAAAACGCATTAAAAACGCCATAGAAGCCCGCCTTATGACTGCTCCCCATGAATACGGGGAGCCTTTAAGGAAAACTCTTAAAGGCTACTGGAAACTCAGGATAGGAGATTACAGGGTAGTCTTTAAAATAGTGAATAACGAAGTCTGGGTATTCGGAATCATCCACCGGAAAGAAGTTTATAAAAAGGTAGAAAGAAGGACGTCCTGA